A portion of the Calliphora vicina chromosome 5, idCalVici1.1, whole genome shotgun sequence genome contains these proteins:
- the Stoml2 gene encoding stomatin-like protein 2, mitochondrial, with protein sequence MLSSYANSGRILSRQILNNCRHNALINQCRTKTSTPMNTIIMFVPQQEAWIVERMGRFSRILEPGLNVLLPIMDKIKYVQSLKEIAIDVPKQSAITSDNVTLSIDGVLYLRIIDPYRASYGVEDPEFAITQLAQTTMRSELGKMSLDKVFRERESLNVSIVDSINKASEAWGIACLRYEIRDIRLPSRVHEAMQMQVEAERRKRAAILESEGQREADINIAEGKRKSRILASEADRQEQINKASGEAAAMLAVADARARGLVTLAKSLEDLNGKNAASLTLAEQYISAFKHLAKTNNTLILPSNAGDISSLVTQALSVYKTVSSQNLGSTTTLSGDDISYRRGSRENDSSSEVNARQKIQSGGNVSKMDIE encoded by the exons ATGTTATCATCCTATGCCAATTCAGGAAGAATATTATCAAGA caaattttaaacaattgccGGCACAATGCTCTTATCAATCAATGTAGGACCAAAACATCAACTCCGATGAATACCATCATAATGTTTGTGCCACAACAAGAG gCATGGATTGTTGAACGCATGGGCCGGTTTTCTCGAATTTTGGAGCCTGGTCTAAATGTATTGCTGCCCATTATGGATAAAATCAAATATGTTCAGAGTCTTAAGGAAATTGCAATCGATGTGCCCAAACAGAGTGCCATTACCTCGGACAATGTTACTTTAAGCATAGATGGTGTTTTATATTTACGGATTATAGATCCATATCGGG cttCCTATGGCGTTGAAGATCCTGAATTTGCTATAACGCAATTGGCACAAACTACTATGCGTTCGGAATTGGGTAAAATGTCATTGGATAAAGTTTTCCGTGAAAGAGAGTCTCTTAATGTCAGCATTGTTGATTCCATCAATAAGGCTAGTGAAGCTTGGGGCATTGCTTGTTTGCGTTATGAAATTCGTGATATTagg TTGCCGTCTAGAGTACACGAGGCCATGCAAATGCAGGTTGAAGCCGAAAGAAGAAAACGTGCAGCCATTTTAGAATCCGAGGGTCAAAGAGAAGCAGACATTAATATAGCCGAGGGTAAACGTAAATCGAGAATCTTGGCATCAG agGCTGATCGTCAGGAACAAATTAATAAAGCTAGCGGTGAAGCGGCTGCCATGTTGGCTGTAGCTGATGCTAGAGCTCGTGGTTTAGTTACTTTGGCGAAATCTCTAGAGGATTtg AACGGTAAAAATGCTGCTTCTCTAACATTAGCTGAACAATACATTTCCGCTTTTAAGCATTTAGCCAAAACCAACAATACCCTTATACTTCCCTCAAATGCTGGCGATATTTCTTCTTTAGTTACTCAAGCCTTAAGTGTATATAAAACGGTATCGTCGCAAAATTTGGGTTCTACAACAACACTATCCGGTGATGATATCTCATATAGAAGAGGATCCCGCGAAAACGATAGTTCGTCAGAAGTGAATGCTAGACAGAAAATACAATCGGGTGGCAATGTATCTAAAATGGatattgaataa
- the LOC135961961 gene encoding uncharacterized protein LOC135961961 yields the protein MDFIDDFIQEYKNNPCLWKADSANYKNRVKRQEAYMKLIDVAAKHGEHYNVERTKQKINNLRCAFRHQLKKYNELKTKGEKEEPYCPKRKYFESLMFLKDEEIRDKRILNNSKVDNSISEITITSITRASNGKNERRLLSTETESASLEVVDPDKQSSINGVEDAMQVPNNLFSDICKEIRKENNCTEEEEDMTGEETTATVNISVISEKGIPISQDIEEIAITPIRKDQVFIVDTSTANNPTTISTATTISSSTPHIKQQQSSNNKSRKRSSSFSSQHSNETDTTTPIKTSKSDITLDIENLLSLACKNFQKNTSDHYTSFGEIVAHKLRTMEAKQAIYAEKIISDILYQGQMKYLSTSSIERYSQIDRTLSDQKKGE from the coding sequence atggATTTTATTGACGATTTCATacaagaatataaaaataatccTTGCCTTTGGAAGGCTGATTCAGCGAATTATAAAAATCGCGTCAAGCGCCAAGAGGCCTATATGAAACTAATTGATGTAGCCGCAAAACATGGCGAACACTACAATGTAGAGagaaccaaacaaaaaataaataatttgcgCTGTGCTTTCCGTCACCAGCTCAAAAAGTACAATGAACTCAAGACTAAGGGAGAAAAGGAGGAGCCCTACTGTCCCAAACGCAAGTATTTTGAATCTTTAATGTTTCTCAAAGATGAAGAGATTCGAGACAAGAGAATCCTCAACAACAGTAAAGTAGACAACTCGATCAGTGAAATAACAATAACCAGTATCACCCGAGCCAGCAATGGCAAGAACGAGAGGCGTTTACTTAGCACTGAGACGGAAAGTGCTTCATTGGAGGTGGTAGATCCCGACAAGCAGTCGTCCATCAATGGTGTTGAAGATGCAATGCAAGTACCCAATAATCTGTTTTCAGATATTTGCAAAGAAATTCGAAAGGAAAATAACTGTACTGAGGAAGAAGAGGATATGACTGGTGAGGAGACAACAGCCACAGTCAATATATCTGTCATCTCGGAGAAAGGTATACCCATAAGCCAAGATATTGAAGAGATTGCTATAACGCCCATCCGGAAAGATCAAGTATTCATTGTAGATACATCAACTGCTAACAACCCCACCACCATTTCCACCGCCACCACTATAAGCAGCTCAACACCCCACATAAAGCAGCAACAGTCGTCTAACAATAAATCCCGCAAACGATCATCCTCCTTTTCATCTCAACACTCCAATGAAACTGACACCACAACACCCATCAAAACTTCGAAAAGTGATATCACGTTGGATATCGAAAATCTGTTATCGCTGGCCTGTAAGAATTTCCAAAAGAACACCTCTGATCACTACACCAGTTTTGGAGAAATTGTTGCTCACAAACTTCGTACGATGGAAGCCAAACAAGCCATTTATGCAGAAAAAATAATCTCGGATATCTTGTATCAAGGTCAAATGAAGTATTTATCGACATCATCCATAGAACGGTATTCACAAATCGATCGAACACTATCAGATCAAAAGAAAggagaataa
- the Nap1 gene encoding nucleosome assembly protein 1-like 1, which translates to MDAPHDTEDTAESMNEDEERGFSSNQMVPAYMNAILRRQFLQEMVKSLPAPLQNRITVLKNLQLEHLALEAEFFDEVYKLEKKYQEKYQPLFEKRKTIVTGEVEPPKEEPKWKPEPADENSEDLPDFSKLLTKVKEISEDTKGIPNFWMTIFRNTEILSEMVQEHDEPVLQKLTDITIKYDDEHSYTLEFHFDKNDYFSNQVLTKQYFLKSAVDEDNPFGFEGPEIYKCKGCNINWEKKMNLTVKTIRKKQKHKERGAVRTIVKQVPNDSFFNFFNPPEVPEDKEEIDEDSQGILATDFEIGHFLRARIIPKAVLYYTGDVIDDEDEDDDSFDGEEEEEEDESGDEREHKSSNKKKPTPNECPNQ; encoded by the exons AACGAGGATGAGGAGAGAGGATTTTCCTCTAACCAGATGGT CCCTGCATATATGAATGCTATATTGCGTCGTCAATTTTTGCAAGAAATGGTTAAGAGTCTACCAGCTCCATTGCAAAATCGCATTACCGTTTTGAAAAATCTCCAACTGGAACACTTGGCGCTTGAAGCTGAATTCTTCGATGAAGTTTACAAATTGGAAAAGAAATATCAAGAAAAGTACCAACCTCTGTTCGAAAAGCGAAAAACTATTGTTACCGGCGAAGTAGAACCCCCAAAGGAAGAGCCCAAATGGAAGCCCGAGCCAGCTGATGAAAATAGCGAAGACTTACCCGACTTCAGTAAACTGTTGACCAAGGTCAAAGAAATTTCAGAGGATACAAAGGGTATTCCAAACTTCTGGATGACCATCTTCCGCAATACGGAAATACTATCTGAAATGGTGCAAGAGCATGATGAACCCGTTTTACAAAAACTTACTGATATTACCATTAAATACGACGATGAG CATTCGTATACTTTGGaattccattttgataaaaacgaTTACTTCTCCAACCAAGTGCTTACCAAGCAATATTTCCTGAAGTCTGCTGTAGATGAGGATAACCCCTTCGGCTTTGAAGGTCCTGAAATTTACAAATGCAAGGGTTGCAACATCAACTGGGAAAAGAAAATGAACTTGACCGTGAAGACCATCAGGAAGAAGCAAAAACATAAGGAGCGTGGTGCTGTTAGAACCATCGTTAAACAAGTGCCCAACGATTCATTCTTCAACTTCTTCAATCCCCCAGAAGTACCAGAGGATAAGGAAGAAATCGATGAAGACTCTCAAGGC attttggcCACCGATTTTGAGATCGGTCATTTCTTGCGTGCAAGAATCATTCCTAAAGCCGTTTTGTATTATACTGGTGATGTTATTGATGATGAAGACGAAGATGATGATTCCTTCGATGGCGAAGAAGAGGAAGAAGAAGATGAGTCTGGCGACGAAAGAGAACACAAAAGCAGCAACAAAAAGAAACCAACACCCAATGAATGTCCAAatcaataa